Proteins encoded in a region of the Triticum dicoccoides isolate Atlit2015 ecotype Zavitan chromosome 3A, WEW_v2.0, whole genome shotgun sequence genome:
- the LOC119273607 gene encoding abscisic stress-ripening protein 2-like yields the protein MGRHSSSSGKTEAGGEQYRKEEKHHKHMEKLAKFGAVAAGAYARHEKHKARKDPEHARSHKMKEKIAATVAAGSAGFAIHEHHKKKEAKKHARHAHHH from the exons ATGGGACgccacagcagcagcagtggcaagACCGAGGCCGGCGGCGAGCAGTACCGCAAGGAGGAGAAGCATCACAAGCACATGGAGAAGCTGGCCAAGTTCGGTGCCGTCGCCGCCGGAGCATACGCTAGG CACGAGAAGCACAAGGCGAGGAAGGACCCGGAGCACGCGAGGTCGCACAAGATGAAGGAGAAGATCGCCGCCACTGTGGCCGCCGGCAGCGCAGGATTCGCCATCCACGAGCACCACAAGAAGAAAGAGGCCAAGAAGCACGCTCGTCATGCCCACCACCACTGA
- the LOC119273606 gene encoding abscisic stress-ripening protein 2-like: MGRHSSSGKPEAGGEQYREEEKHHKHMEKLAKLGAVAAGAYARHEKHEARKDPEHARSHKIKEKIAATVAAGSAGLAIHEHHKKKEAKKHARHGHHH; encoded by the exons ATGGGGCGCCACAGCAGCAGCGGCAAGCCCGAGGCCGGCGGCGAGCAGTACCGCGAGGAGGAGAAACATCACAAGCACATGGAGAAGTTGGCCAAGCTCGGCGCCGTCGCAGCCGGAGCATACGCTAGG CACGAGAAGCACGAGGCGAGGAAGGACCCGGAGCACGCAAGGTCGCACAAGATCAAGGAGAAGATCGCCGCCACGGTCGCCGCCGGCAGCGCCGGCTTGGCGATCCATGAGCACCACAAAAAGAAAGAGGCCAAGAAGCACGCCCGTCATGGCCACCACCACTGA